AGTTGCATACGATAATATAGTTTGAGGTGGGTAGGTTGGGGTAAGCAAGCTCTTGGGCGGAACGCCCTTAGAGATCCCTATCCAGCTCTGCTGGACAACTGCCCCCAAAAGTCTTTAACGATAGCCCTTATAAAAAGGCAAAAGGTGATTAAATCCAATATAAAATGGCCGCTGCTAATAATTTTGATAAGCTTAAATATTACCAACAGCGTTAAAGCCGAAAACGAAGACAGTACAGCACCTATAAAATATAAAAAGGACATTTTAGTACACTACTTAGTAACCGGAGGTAAATATAATAACATAATTACATTAACTATTTTAAAAAATGGAGAAATATACTATAGCATACGATCTAAAAACGTTGGTAAAAGTCTTGTTGCTGTAAAGGTAAAGCGAGAACTAACGGATACGCTTGATAAAGATGCCATACAAAAAATAATTAATGTGTTCGATGAAAACAAATTTTTTTCATTAAAAAATAAATATGCAACAAATCCGGTAACGGATAACATTGTGCATACAATAACGTATAACAACAACTCTATTACAAAGACGGTTACTATTACGGATACTTCCAGACAATTTTTTAATATCGTTTATATGTTAGATACAATTATAAAAGAACTTAAAAAAAGAAAGAATCCGACGGGAGAAATAGAACCAAAACCAGAAATGGAAGTAGAAGTCTTCGTCATGCTTCCCAGAAAAAGAATTGAAGGTTCTCTGCCGCCTTACCCTGATTGGGCAAAACAACAGGGATTAGAAGCAACACTCTCGTTTCAATTAGAGGTAGATTCCGAAGGTAAAATAATAACAGGTTCTCAAAATATAATATCCTCAACAGGATTCCCTGATTGGGATAATGGAGCAATAAATTGGATTAAGGATAATTGGAAATGGGAGAAAATATCTTCTGGCAAAACTTCAGGCGTAATGACAATCAAGTTTAGAATTATCCAGTAACAGAAATTCTTTAGGCCGATAGG
Above is a genomic segment from bacterium containing:
- a CDS encoding energy transducer TonB, whose translation is MIKSNIKWPLLIILISLNITNSVKAENEDSTAPIKYKKDILVHYLVTGGKYNNIITLTILKNGEIYYSIRSKNVGKSLVAVKVKRELTDTLDKDAIQKIINVFDENKFFSLKNKYATNPVTDNIVHTITYNNNSITKTVTITDTSRQFFNIVYMLDTIIKELKKRKNPTGEIEPKPEMEVEVFVMLPRKRIEGSLPPYPDWAKQQGLEATLSFQLEVDSEGKIITGSQNIISSTGFPDWDNGAINWIKDNWKWEKISSGKTSGVMTIKFRIIQ